One stretch of Pedobacter riviphilus DNA includes these proteins:
- a CDS encoding bifunctional nuclease family protein gives MKKVKLDIVGLSYSQTQSGAYALVLGEVNGRRRLPIIIGAFEAQAIAIEIEKMTPSRPLTHDLFKSMADTFHINIQEIIIYNLVDGVFYAKLICSDGKNTHEVDARTSDAIALAVRFNAMIYTYEFILASAGIVIEGNDFLFLENMDSIAKEPEADSLPTSTQQQGFGDLTLEELQQKLQEAIAEEAYEKAARLRDELNKRGTS, from the coding sequence ATGAAAAAAGTTAAATTAGATATTGTAGGTTTATCTTACAGCCAGACTCAATCTGGTGCTTATGCCCTTGTTTTAGGAGAAGTAAATGGACGCCGCCGCCTACCGATTATTATTGGTGCATTTGAGGCACAGGCCATTGCGATAGAAATTGAGAAAATGACTCCTAGTAGGCCATTAACACATGATTTATTCAAATCAATGGCTGATACTTTTCATATCAATATTCAGGAAATTATTATATACAATCTGGTTGACGGTGTGTTTTATGCTAAGTTGATCTGTAGTGATGGTAAAAATACACATGAAGTTGATGCCAGAACATCAGATGCTATTGCTTTAGCCGTCCGGTTTAATGCGATGATTTATACTTACGAATTTATTTTGGCTTCTGCAGGTATTGTGATAGAAGGGAACGATTTTCTTTTCCTCGAAAACATGGATTCTATTGCAAAAGAACCTGAAGCAGATAGCTTGCCTACCTCAACCCAGCAACAAGGTTTTGGCGATCTTACCTTAGAAGAACTTCAACAAAAATTACAGGAAGCAATTGCTGAAGAGGCTTATGAAAAGGCAGCACGGTTAAGAGACGAACTAAACAAACGTGGAACCTCTTAA
- a CDS encoding electron transfer flavoprotein subunit alpha/FixB family protein — MSVLVYVEQAEGKFKKSVFEAVSYAKAIADQQSTNLTAISIGDVADSELKELGKYGASKVLNVNADQLKTFVNQAYASVIAAAAEKEGANIIVLSNSFSGKGLAPRIAVKLKAGLADGAVELPSTDGKFSVKKTAFSGKAFAITELTSANKVIALNPNAFGVKENATDVAIETFAADIKQSDLGTVIKEIVRATDKVSLPDAELVVSAGRGLKGPENWGMIEELAGLLGAATACSKPVSDADWRPHSEHVGQTGIAISPNLYIAIGISGAIQHLAGVSSSKVIVVINKDPEAPFFKVADYGIVGDAFEVVPKLIEALKAHKG, encoded by the coding sequence ATGTCAGTATTAGTATATGTAGAACAAGCTGAGGGGAAATTTAAGAAATCTGTATTTGAAGCCGTATCTTATGCCAAAGCCATTGCCGATCAACAATCAACTAATTTAACCGCAATTTCTATTGGCGATGTTGCCGACAGTGAATTAAAAGAATTAGGTAAATACGGTGCATCAAAGGTATTAAATGTAAATGCCGACCAATTAAAAACCTTTGTAAATCAGGCTTATGCGAGTGTTATTGCTGCAGCAGCAGAAAAAGAAGGTGCCAATATTATAGTTTTGTCTAACTCTTTTTCTGGTAAAGGTTTAGCACCGCGTATTGCAGTAAAACTTAAAGCTGGTTTAGCTGATGGCGCAGTAGAATTACCGAGTACTGATGGTAAATTTTCGGTTAAAAAAACTGCCTTTTCAGGTAAAGCGTTTGCTATTACAGAGTTAACATCTGCTAATAAAGTAATCGCCTTAAATCCGAATGCATTTGGTGTTAAAGAAAATGCTACAGATGTTGCAATAGAAACCTTTGCTGCAGATATTAAACAATCAGATTTAGGAACCGTTATTAAAGAAATTGTTAGGGCAACTGATAAAGTTTCGTTGCCTGATGCAGAATTGGTAGTTTCTGCTGGCAGGGGTTTAAAAGGACCAGAAAACTGGGGAATGATCGAAGAATTAGCTGGTTTGTTGGGGGCTGCTACAGCCTGTTCTAAACCGGTATCGGATGCAGACTGGAGACCACATTCAGAACACGTTGGTCAAACTGGTATTGCGATTAGCCCTAACCTTTATATTGCTATCGGTATTTCTGGGGCTATTCAGCATTTAGCGGGTGTGAGTTCGTCAAAAGTGATTGTTGTAATCAACAAAGATCCAGAAGCTCCTTTCTTTAAAGTGGCCGATTATGGTATTGTTGGCGACGCTTTTGAGGTTGTACCCAAATTAATTGAAGCATTAAAAGCACATAAGGGATAA
- a CDS encoding electron transfer flavoprotein subunit beta/FixA family protein → MKILVCISNVPDTTTKITFTNDNTEFNTSGVQYIVNPYDEIALSRAIELTEGGKGTVTVINVGEAGNDPTIRKALAIGADDAIRINAAPRDAYFVAKQIAEYAKDKDFNIILTGRESIDYNGNQVAAMVGEFLDIPSVSIIKKLTIDGDTATIEREIEGGKEVLTVSGKFIASCAEGVAEPKIPNMRGIMSARTKPLTVVDAVAVEELTKVTKYETPAPRGTVKLIPADQTESLIGLLHSEAKVI, encoded by the coding sequence ATGAAAATATTAGTTTGTATCAGTAACGTGCCAGACACAACGACAAAAATAACTTTTACTAATGATAATACCGAATTCAATACGTCGGGAGTGCAATATATTGTTAATCCATACGATGAAATTGCTTTATCACGTGCAATTGAATTAACTGAAGGCGGAAAAGGAACAGTAACTGTGATCAATGTTGGCGAAGCGGGTAACGATCCAACCATCAGAAAAGCGCTTGCAATTGGTGCAGATGATGCAATTAGGATTAATGCGGCACCAAGAGATGCTTATTTTGTAGCAAAACAGATTGCAGAATATGCGAAAGACAAAGATTTCAATATTATTTTAACTGGTCGCGAGTCTATCGATTACAACGGTAACCAGGTGGCTGCTATGGTTGGCGAATTTTTAGATATCCCTTCAGTATCTATCATCAAAAAATTAACTATTGATGGCGATACAGCGACAATTGAACGAGAAATTGAAGGTGGTAAAGAAGTTCTAACCGTTTCTGGTAAGTTTATTGCAAGTTGTGCTGAAGGTGTAGCAGAACCCAAAATCCCGAATATGCGCGGTATCATGAGCGCTAGAACTAAACCATTAACGGTGGTAGATGCAGTTGCTGTAGAAGAGCTAACCAAGGTAACCAAATATGAAACTCCTGCTCCTCGCGGAACGGTTAAGTTAATTCCAGCTGATCAAACAGAATCGTTAATTGGCTTACTTCATAGTGAAGCTAAAGTAATCTAG
- a CDS encoding tetratricopeptide repeat protein: MSSTRLSKLLEFLESDPNDPFILYALATEYNAQNDKEKAYSFYLQLTDKHPDYVGTYYHLGKLFEKDDQKEKAIAIYQKGMEVARNKRDMHAFSELQGAYNTAAGLDYEDD; encoded by the coding sequence ATGTCATCCACCCGATTAAGCAAGTTATTAGAATTTTTAGAAAGCGATCCTAACGATCCATTTATACTATATGCCTTAGCCACAGAGTATAATGCGCAAAATGATAAAGAAAAGGCCTATTCTTTTTACCTTCAGTTAACTGATAAACACCCTGATTATGTAGGTACTTACTATCATTTAGGCAAGTTATTCGAAAAAGACGATCAAAAAGAAAAGGCTATCGCTATTTATCAGAAAGGTATGGAAGTTGCTCGCAACAAAAGAGACATGCATGCTTTTTCTGAATTACAGGGCGCATATAATACCGCAGCGGGATTAGATTATGAAGACGACTAG
- the chrA gene encoding chromate efflux transporter: protein MQNKPIAAKKQWLFIRNVIFFTFTSFGGAQAHLALLLKYFVQSTKFISEEELLELNALAQVLPGPASTQTLVGIAWKVGKLKLAIITFLIWILPTATIMTFAAISYALLDQKQKFNDILEYIQPIALGIVAYGAWKLGKKVLSSQVSIFLATASVIATLVLRNAYVFPLSILIGGMISSAIETPKEETELRVKLFSNINPRKLIYFLGALLLFALVGAIINRTSPFSLPIRLLENFYRNGILVFGGGQVLVPLMFTEFVEMKHYLPSSGFLSGFALQQALPGPTFSFTSYLGALSMKNFGYGLWGQILGGLIGVIGINLPGLILVLFIVPFWDDLKKISRIRHSLSGINAVSVGFIIAAFVLLLIPMGFNWIFFGIMIATFLLLNFTKISPPIIVLAGILIGYIF, encoded by the coding sequence ATGCAAAACAAACCTATCGCTGCAAAAAAACAGTGGTTATTTATTAGAAACGTAATCTTTTTTACATTTACTTCATTTGGAGGTGCACAGGCACACCTTGCACTGTTGCTTAAATACTTTGTTCAGAGCACTAAATTTATTTCTGAGGAAGAACTTTTAGAATTAAATGCACTGGCGCAGGTACTCCCTGGACCAGCATCTACACAAACCCTGGTTGGGATAGCCTGGAAAGTTGGAAAGCTTAAACTGGCCATTATTACTTTCCTGATCTGGATATTACCCACAGCCACCATAATGACCTTTGCAGCAATTAGTTATGCTTTGCTCGATCAAAAACAAAAGTTTAACGATATTTTAGAATATATCCAGCCAATTGCACTAGGTATTGTAGCTTATGGCGCATGGAAACTTGGTAAAAAGGTTTTATCCTCACAGGTTTCCATATTCCTGGCTACCGCTTCGGTTATTGCTACATTGGTTTTAAGAAATGCTTATGTATTTCCATTATCAATATTGATTGGCGGAATGATCTCTTCGGCCATCGAAACACCAAAAGAGGAAACAGAGTTAAGGGTTAAACTTTTTTCAAATATCAATCCTCGAAAACTGATCTACTTTTTAGGTGCTTTGCTCTTGTTCGCATTGGTAGGTGCAATTATAAACCGAACTTCGCCTTTTAGCTTGCCCATTCGCTTACTCGAAAACTTTTACCGTAATGGAATATTGGTTTTTGGAGGAGGGCAGGTGCTTGTTCCTTTAATGTTTACCGAATTTGTAGAGATGAAACATTATCTGCCTTCATCAGGGTTTTTATCTGGCTTTGCACTCCAGCAAGCTTTACCTGGTCCAACATTTTCTTTTACCAGCTATTTGGGTGCACTAAGCATGAAGAATTTTGGATACGGATTATGGGGCCAAATTTTAGGCGGATTGATCGGAGTAATTGGCATTAACTTACCTGGACTAATCCTCGTTTTATTTATTGTACCGTTTTGGGATGACTTAAAAAAAATCTCCAGAATCCGTCATAGTCTTTCCGGAATCAATGCTGTTAGCGTTGGATTTATTATTGCTGCTTTTGTGCTTCTTTTAATACCAATGGGCTTTAACTGGATATTTTTTGGGATTATGATCGCTACATTTCTACTGCTTAACTTCACAAAAATAAGTCCACCGATTATCGTATTGGCAGGTATTCTTATCGGATACATTTTTTAA
- a CDS encoding porin family protein, which produces MKKLLTLLLCAGLGVTSQAQEKNSLELGIHVGYNLATVSTSNQTNSNYRNGFNVAAVGDYFFSDRWSIKAKIGYDQKGWDSGYLTNLDNGQSFTTDYHINYLTIPVMANWHFGKKRNWYLNFGPYFGILLNASETKFNTDLKNFIHNRDIGIDLGIGVKLPVANKVKVLLELDGQSGLTDVFKQNQGYQIRTVRSGINAGLLFSL; this is translated from the coding sequence ATGAAGAAACTATTAACGCTTTTATTATGCGCCGGCTTAGGCGTGACCAGCCAGGCACAAGAAAAAAACAGTCTTGAATTAGGAATTCATGTTGGCTATAATCTGGCCACCGTATCAACAAGTAACCAAACGAACAGCAACTACAGAAATGGCTTTAACGTTGCAGCTGTTGGAGATTATTTCTTTTCAGACAGATGGAGTATAAAAGCAAAGATCGGGTATGATCAAAAAGGCTGGGACAGTGGTTATTTAACCAATTTGGATAATGGGCAAAGTTTTACTACTGATTACCATATCAATTACCTCACCATTCCGGTAATGGCGAACTGGCATTTTGGTAAGAAAAGAAACTGGTATTTAAACTTTGGTCCGTATTTTGGCATTTTATTGAATGCAAGCGAAACAAAATTTAATACCGACTTAAAGAATTTTATCCACAACAGGGATATCGGCATAGATTTAGGCATTGGCGTTAAATTACCAGTGGCCAATAAAGTAAAGGTATTGTTAGAACTTGATGGACAATCAGGTCTTACTGACGTATTTAAACAAAATCAAGGTTATCAGATTAGAACAGTAAGATCAGGCATTAATGCAGGTTTGCTTTTTAGCTTATAA
- the dnaB gene encoding replicative DNA helicase, whose translation MSIDNEQGGKNSMTARKSRLSNTISSQGKIPPQALDLEEAVLGALMLEKDALSAVIDVLKPEVFYNIAHQKIFEAIHILFQKSRPVDILTVTAELRTLGSLEIVGGAYYITSLTNRVASAANIEFHARIISQKYIQRELIRISTEIITNAYEDTTDIFDLLDQAEKGLFEIAQNNLRRDTQKMDDIIKQSLATLEELRTKTDGLTGVPTGFTGLDRITGGWQKQDLVIIAARPAMGKTAFVLTCARNATVDFAKPTVVFSLEMSSVQLVNRLISGEAEIEQEKIRKGNLQEWEWQQLHSKIGRLTEAPLLIDDTPALNIFEFRAKCRRLKSQYDIQLVIVDYLQLMHGKGEGKGGGNREQEIGSISRALKSVAKELDVPVLALSQLSRAVESRPGLQGKRPMLSDLRESGSIEQDADMVLFLYRPEYYGITEDEQGRSQAGIGEVIIAKHRNGETGIVPLKFVGKFVKFQDLEDDFNAPPNSFAADPSAGMYPSQDFEKQSNVIIRPSKMDDYNDDDPPF comes from the coding sequence ATGAGTATCGATAATGAACAAGGCGGAAAGAACAGTATGACTGCTAGAAAAAGCAGGTTAAGTAATACCATAAGTTCACAAGGGAAAATCCCTCCTCAGGCGTTGGATCTTGAGGAAGCAGTTCTTGGAGCGTTAATGCTCGAAAAAGATGCACTTTCTGCTGTAATTGATGTTTTAAAACCAGAGGTTTTTTATAACATTGCCCATCAGAAAATTTTTGAAGCGATTCATATTTTATTTCAAAAATCTCGGCCGGTTGATATTTTAACTGTAACTGCCGAATTGCGGACTTTAGGTTCTCTAGAAATAGTTGGCGGTGCATATTATATTACGAGCTTAACTAACCGTGTTGCTTCTGCAGCAAATATTGAGTTTCATGCCCGTATTATTTCTCAGAAATACATTCAGCGTGAACTGATCAGAATCTCTACCGAAATCATTACAAATGCCTACGAAGATACTACAGATATTTTCGATCTTTTAGATCAGGCTGAAAAGGGACTTTTTGAAATCGCCCAAAATAACCTGCGTAGAGATACACAGAAAATGGACGATATTATCAAGCAATCATTAGCTACGCTCGAAGAACTTCGTACTAAAACCGATGGTTTAACAGGTGTGCCAACAGGTTTTACAGGATTAGACAGAATAACTGGTGGTTGGCAAAAGCAAGATTTAGTAATTATTGCTGCACGTCCGGCGATGGGTAAAACGGCTTTCGTGCTAACCTGCGCGAGAAATGCCACAGTCGATTTTGCAAAACCAACAGTAGTATTCTCGCTAGAGATGTCGTCAGTTCAGCTGGTTAATCGTTTAATTTCCGGAGAAGCAGAAATTGAGCAGGAAAAAATCAGAAAAGGAAATTTACAGGAATGGGAATGGCAGCAGTTACACAGCAAAATTGGCCGCTTAACCGAAGCTCCCCTATTAATTGATGATACACCTGCACTAAATATTTTCGAGTTCAGGGCAAAATGCCGAAGATTAAAATCACAATACGATATTCAATTGGTAATTGTCGATTACTTGCAGTTAATGCATGGTAAAGGCGAAGGAAAAGGTGGTGGCAACCGCGAGCAGGAAATTGGTAGTATTTCGAGGGCGCTAAAATCTGTTGCAAAAGAACTAGATGTACCTGTGCTGGCTTTATCACAGTTAAGTCGTGCAGTAGAGAGCAGGCCAGGTTTACAGGGAAAACGTCCTATGTTATCCGATTTACGTGAATCTGGTTCAATTGAGCAGGATGCGGATATGGTTTTGTTTTTGTATCGTCCTGAATATTATGGTATTACCGAAGATGAGCAAGGAAGATCGCAGGCTGGTATTGGCGAGGTGATTATTGCAAAACACCGTAACGGTGAAACCGGAATTGTTCCGCTTAAATTCGTAGGTAAGTTTGTGAAATTCCAGGATCTGGAAGATGATTTTAATGCTCCGCCGAATTCATTCGCTGCCGATCCTTCAGCTGGAATGTATCCATCACAGGATTTTGAAAAACAGAGCAACGTAATTATCCGTCCCTCAAAAATGGACGATTATAATGATGACGATCCACCGTTTTAA
- the rlmB gene encoding 23S rRNA (guanosine(2251)-2'-O)-methyltransferase RlmB, whose product MDNFRRPQRAKENNEFVFGIRAVIEAIKAGRDIETIYQQRGLGGDLFLELKALLKDTLIPLNSVPIEKLNRMSQKNHQGVIAVISPITYQNIEDIIPAVFEKGEVPLILVLDSVTDVRNMGAIARTAACVGVHAIVVPLKNAAQINADAIKTSAGALFSIPICRHANLHKTCLFLQESGLQIVACTEKTNDFIYAPDYTMPTAIVMGSEDEGISNDLLRVADHLAKIPMAGKIESLNVSVAAGVILYEAVRQRTV is encoded by the coding sequence ATGGATAATTTTAGAAGACCGCAACGCGCAAAAGAGAATAATGAGTTTGTATTCGGCATCAGGGCCGTAATAGAAGCCATTAAAGCAGGAAGAGACATTGAAACCATTTACCAGCAACGCGGTCTGGGCGGCGATCTTTTTTTAGAATTAAAAGCCCTACTAAAAGATACTTTGATTCCCTTAAACTCGGTTCCGATTGAAAAGCTGAACCGCATGTCGCAGAAAAACCATCAGGGTGTAATTGCTGTAATATCTCCAATTACCTATCAGAATATTGAAGATATTATCCCTGCTGTTTTCGAAAAGGGCGAAGTTCCATTAATTTTGGTATTAGATAGCGTGACTGATGTGCGTAATATGGGCGCAATTGCACGTACGGCGGCTTGTGTAGGCGTTCATGCTATTGTTGTTCCGTTAAAAAATGCAGCGCAGATCAATGCAGATGCCATTAAAACATCAGCAGGTGCATTATTCAGCATTCCGATTTGCCGACATGCCAATCTCCACAAAACCTGCTTATTTCTACAGGAAAGTGGCCTTCAGATTGTAGCCTGTACCGAAAAAACCAACGATTTTATTTATGCGCCAGATTATACCATGCCCACAGCAATTGTAATGGGCTCAGAAGATGAAGGAATTTCTAACGATCTTTTAAGGGTGGCCGATCATTTAGCTAAAATACCAATGGCTGGAAAAATCGAATCGTTAAATGTTTCGGTAGCTGCCGGGGTAATTTTATACGAAGCAGTTAGACAGAGAACGGTTTAG
- a CDS encoding mannose-1-phosphate guanylyltransferase: MNKDYYALIMAGGVGSRFWPVSRTEYPKQFIDFFGVGKTLIQSTYERFLNICPPENIFIVTNEIYSDLIKEQLPLLTDNQILAEPLMRNTAPCIAYGSLKIAELNPNATIVVAPSDHTIANIDGFVASIEQSLAAASKNDCLITLGIKPNRPDTGYGYIQHTDYVLNTDTDLHKVKTFTEKPNLELAKSFLQSGDFLWNAGIFIWSAKAILSAFEKHLPDMYEIFNIGRSELNKAGEKEFINNAYFQCTNISIDFGIMEKAENVYVLPSDFGWSDLGTWASIYEMAEKDYVGNAVIPSEQVLMFDSSNCMVNVPKDKLVVLQGLHDYIVVENNNMLMICPRNEEQRVKEFVAEVKSRFGNKFI; the protein is encoded by the coding sequence ATGAATAAAGACTATTATGCATTAATTATGGCCGGTGGCGTCGGAAGTCGCTTTTGGCCAGTAAGCAGAACGGAGTATCCAAAACAGTTTATCGATTTTTTCGGTGTTGGAAAAACCCTGATTCAAAGCACTTACGAAAGATTTCTAAATATCTGTCCTCCTGAAAATATATTTATCGTTACCAACGAAATTTATTCAGATTTAATTAAAGAGCAATTACCACTATTAACAGATAATCAGATTTTGGCTGAACCTTTAATGAGAAATACAGCACCCTGTATTGCTTATGGAAGTTTAAAAATAGCTGAGTTAAATCCTAATGCAACGATTGTAGTTGCACCTTCTGATCATACCATTGCCAATATTGATGGATTTGTAGCATCTATTGAGCAATCTTTAGCCGCTGCATCAAAAAATGATTGTTTGATCACTTTGGGTATTAAACCAAACCGCCCTGATACAGGCTATGGTTATATTCAGCATACAGATTATGTGCTCAACACAGATACCGATCTGCATAAAGTTAAAACTTTTACCGAAAAGCCAAATTTAGAATTGGCAAAATCATTTTTGCAGAGCGGCGATTTCTTATGGAATGCCGGAATATTTATTTGGTCGGCAAAAGCGATTTTAAGCGCTTTCGAAAAACACCTGCCAGACATGTACGAAATATTTAATATTGGAAGGTCTGAATTGAACAAAGCTGGCGAAAAAGAATTTATCAATAATGCCTATTTTCAATGTACCAATATTTCAATCGATTTTGGTATTATGGAAAAAGCAGAGAATGTTTATGTGTTACCGTCTGATTTCGGTTGGTCTGACTTAGGAACCTGGGCCTCAATTTATGAAATGGCTGAGAAAGATTATGTAGGTAATGCCGTTATTCCCTCAGAGCAGGTATTGATGTTCGACTCATCGAACTGTATGGTAAATGTTCCAAAAGATAAACTGGTTGTTTTACAAGGGCTGCATGATTACATTGTAGTTGAAAACAATAATATGCTCATGATTTGCCCAAGAAACGAAGAGCAAAGGGTTAAAGAGTTTGTTGCGGAGGTTAAATCCAGATTTGGAAACAAGTTTATATAA
- a CDS encoding KpsF/GutQ family sugar-phosphate isomerase, translating into MKSKKSIIQSAVSTLELEAAAILNVAKNINNDFEKVVSSILHGKGRVIVTGIGKSAIIAQKMVATFNSTGTPAIFMHAADAIHGDLGMIQVDDIVICLSKSGNTPEIKVLTPLLKTSGNLLIGMVGELNSFLAEQADLILNTSFEKEACPHNLAPTTSTTAQLALGDALAICLLECRDFNESDFAKYHPGGSLGKKLYLKARDLALSNEKPAIHPSASVKDVLIEISKNRLGAVAVVDNDDKVLGIITDGDIRRMLENNNSIANLKAEDIMGRTPKSVQFDALAVDALDIIKQNNITQLLVLEQNTYFGMIHLHDLLNEGIV; encoded by the coding sequence TTGAAAAGTAAAAAATCAATAATCCAATCAGCTGTAAGCACATTAGAGCTTGAAGCAGCAGCAATATTAAATGTTGCCAAGAATATTAACAACGATTTTGAAAAAGTCGTATCAAGCATTTTACATGGCAAAGGACGGGTAATTGTTACGGGTATAGGAAAGAGTGCAATCATTGCACAAAAAATGGTGGCTACTTTTAATTCAACTGGTACACCTGCTATTTTTATGCATGCTGCAGATGCTATTCATGGCGATCTGGGCATGATACAGGTAGACGATATTGTAATCTGCCTTTCTAAAAGTGGAAATACGCCAGAAATAAAGGTGCTTACCCCTTTGTTAAAAACATCTGGCAATCTTCTAATTGGAATGGTTGGTGAGCTGAATTCTTTTTTAGCGGAGCAGGCTGATCTGATTTTGAACACTTCTTTCGAAAAAGAAGCTTGTCCACACAATTTGGCGCCTACTACCAGTACAACGGCGCAGTTAGCATTAGGCGATGCCTTAGCTATTTGTTTATTAGAATGTAGAGATTTTAATGAATCAGATTTTGCAAAGTATCATCCAGGAGGATCGTTAGGCAAAAAATTATATTTAAAAGCCCGCGATCTTGCTCTATCTAACGAAAAACCGGCTATACATCCATCTGCCTCAGTTAAAGATGTGCTGATAGAAATTAGTAAAAACCGTTTAGGTGCTGTTGCTGTTGTGGATAACGACGATAAGGTACTAGGCATCATTACTGATGGTGATATTCGGCGGATGTTAGAAAATAACAATTCTATTGCAAACTTAAAAGCTGAAGATATCATGGGCAGAACACCAAAGAGCGTACAATTTGATGCTTTAGCCGTTGATGCCTTAGATATTATTAAACAAAACAATATAACGCAGTTGTTAGTATTGGAACAAAATACTTACTTTGGCATGATCCATTTACATGATCTTTTAAATGAAGGTATCGTGTAA